In Primulina eburnea isolate SZY01 chromosome 3, ASM2296580v1, whole genome shotgun sequence, one DNA window encodes the following:
- the LOC140825461 gene encoding uncharacterized protein: protein MSVPHCIEDHLDFYFHDRAMECNKDEAIRAMEIAEQKMEKNDFDGARRIAKKAQNIYPELENISQLITICDVHCSSLKRVLGSEKDWYEILQVEKLADESAVKKQYRRLALFLHPDKNRFPGAEAAFKLICEANAVLSDPTKKSLYDSKIGVSSRSAPGYPPTHHINRNFQFNNTNRAHNSVTTNGFTSLNLHQAAGSSSSVSQESFWTSCPFCSCRFKYLRKFVNRSLRCQKCSKDFMACEISSQGIPLGSKCGPNSTQHMPSKPSSNQPSAFQEKGGNFKVGVQIRKGSSPANTDSRSNDRRRTVQPEQGIQTGSGSGDAQAVGTSNGDAVTKESGDLKRKVGKRDRKRGQKQAVESSESFDASSESDVEYASSGANFNDSTIEMNSGPNDVHFPRRSTRKRQHVVYNESDDDFPSRTEGSQARKLPKDIEKEQKEVSGGEGSTHGIQSNFATGADCSKSKGKQMGTVHPEGNFQENGADHDEEVRQRRESGGKLPIDADTVEVESDSDQDPYSGDDPDVGVYHCPDTEFHNFDNDRDEKTFRVNQIWACYDGLDSMPRFYAKVKEISRSPFKLRYTWLEADPKDEASKKCMEEQLPISCCSFKFGETEATSSRLLFSHQMCYEKGQGRRSFIIYPRNGETWALFSNRDTRWSSNPENRQFKYEIVEVLSNFVAGVGAEVVYLDKITGFVSLFQRTSQSECGSFFIGPNDLYKFSHRVPCHKMKGGEREGVPEGSFELDPASLPMNPDDLYYPSKADMESGNNGQQNQLKKGISAIPKGTSTPKECVDLDEGDDEDY, encoded by the exons ATGTCTGTGCCTCATTGCATTGAG GATCATTTGGATTTCTATTTCCACGACAGAGCAATGGAATGCAACAAAGATGAGGCCATTCGGGCCATGGAGATCgctgagcagaagatggagaaaAATGACTTTGATGGGGCTCGAAGAATTGCTAAGAAGGCGCAAAATATTTACCCTGAACTTGAGAATATTTCTCAGCTGATAACCATCTGTGATGTTCACTGTTCATCTCTAAAAAGGGTTTTGGGGTCTGAAAAGGACTGGTACGAAATTCTCCAAGTTGAAAAGTTGGCTGATGAGTCGGCTGTCAAGAAACAATATCGGCGGCTTGCTCTTTTTCTTCATCCTGATAAGAATCGGTTTCCTGGTGCTGAGGCTGCTTTTAAGTTGATTTGTGAAGCAAATGCAGTGCTTTCGGACCCCACAAAAAAGTCTTTGTATGACAGTAAGATTGGAGTTTCGAGTAGATCTGCGCCAGGATATCCACCGACTCACCACATAAAtagaaattttcaatttaacAACACGAACAGAGCTCATAACAGTGTTACCACCAATGGTTTCACCAGCCTGAATCTGCATCAAGCAGCAGGGTCAAGCTCCTCTGTCTCGCAGGAAAGTTTCTGGACTTCATGTCCTTTTTGTAGTTGTAGATTCAAGTACCTAAGGAAATTTGTGAACAGATCTCTTCGCTGCCAGAAATGCTCAAAGGATTTCATGGCATGTGAAATAAGTTCTCAAGGTATTCCTTTGGGATCCAAGTGTGGACCCAATAGCACTCAACATATGCCTTCAAAACCCAGCTCGAATCAACCCTCTGCTTTTCAAGAAAAGGGGGGCAACTTTAAAGTGGGTGTTCAAATTAGAAAAGGATCTTCTCCAGCAAATACTGATTCACGGAGCAATGACCGCAGGAGAACAGTTCAACCAGAACAAGGGATCCAGACAGGAAGTGGTTCTGGAGATGCCCAGGCAGTTGGGACATCCAATGGGGATGCAGTTACTAAAGAATCAGGAGATCTAAAACGCAAGGTTGGGAAGAGGGACAGAAAGAGGGGTCAGAAGCAGGCAGTGGAATCTAGTGAAAGTTTTGATGCCTCGAGTGAATCTGACGTTGAATATGCGTCCAGTGGGGCAAATTTCAACGACTCAACGATTGAGATGAATTCTGGACCTAATGACGTCCATTTTCCTCGGAGATCAACTCGGAAAAGGCAGCATGTTGTATACAACGAAAGTGATGATGATTTTCCTTCCCGTACAGAGggttcacaagcaaggaaattGCCAAAAGATATTGAAAAGGAACAGAAGGAAGTTTCTGGTGGTGAAGGTTCCACACATGGCATTCAAAGTAATTTTGCTACGGGTGCTGATTGCTCCAAGTCAAAAGGCAAACAAATGGGAACTGTCCATCCTGAAGGGAACTTCCAGGAGAATGGTGCTGACCATGATGAAGAAGTCAGGCAGAGGAGAGAATCCGGCGGTAAGCTGCCCATTGATGCTGATACTGTTGAAGTAGAAAGTGATTCTGACCAAGATCCATATTCTGGTGATGATCCAGATGTGGGAGTGTATCACTGTCCTGATACTGAATTCCATAATTTTGATAATGATCGAGATGAAAAAACTTTCCGTGTTAATCAAATATGGGCTTGCTACGATGGCTTAGATAGCATGCCCAGATTCTATGCCAAGGTGAAGGAGATTTCTAGATCTCCATTTAAATTGAGATATACGTGGCTTGAAGCTGACCCTAAAGATGAAGCTAGCAAGAAATGTATGGAGGAGCAGTTACCCATCTCTTGTTGCTCCTTCAAGTTTGGCGAAACTGAAGCCACTTCAAGCCGCCTTTTATTTTCACACCAAATGTGCTACGAAAAAGGGCAGGGAAGACGTTCTTTTATAATTTATCCAAGAAACGGGGAAACTTGGGCTCTTTTCAGTAACAGGGATACGAGATGGAGTTCCAACCCAGAAAATCGCCAGTTCAAATATGAAATTGTGGAGGTGCTCTCAAATTTTGTTGCTGGTGTTGGTGCCGAGGTTGTTTACTTGGACAAAATCACAGGGTTCGTGAGCCTTTTTCAAAGAACTAGCCAAAGCGAGTGTGGCTCGTTTTTTATAGGGCCTAACGATCTTTATAAATTTTCTCATCGTGTTCCCTGTCACAAAATGAAAGGTGGTGAAAGAGAGGGTGTACCGGAAGGTTCTTTTGAACTCGATCCTGCTTCCTTACCTATGAATCCTGATGATTTGTATTACCCGAGCAAAGCAGATATGGAATCTGGAAATAATGGCCAGCAGAATCAGCTAAAAAAAGGTATATCCGCAATACCCAAGGGTACAAGTACTCCAAAAGAGTGTGTGGACTTGGACGAAGGGGACGATGAAGATTACTAA